From one Coffea eugenioides isolate CCC68of chromosome 11, Ceug_1.0, whole genome shotgun sequence genomic stretch:
- the LOC113754448 gene encoding classical arabinogalactan protein 11-like yields MARQLVVLALVFVAVVGLASAQSSPSSAPSHSPSKSPAPSSAAKHAPSKAPSAATPKASSPAPSSNAPSTSPSAAPEASTPEASSPPAPPSDAPSPTSATPTQSPAETPAETPKGNGAATLKASAALGAAAVAGFFYF; encoded by the coding sequence atggctcgCCAGTTGGTTGTCCTTGCCCTCGTCTTCGTGGCCGTTGTTGGGTTGGCCTCCGCCCAATCATCACCTAGCAGTGCCCCGTCGCACTCTCCCTCAAAATCCCCGGCCCCTTCATCCGCAGCCAAACATGCACCATCAAAGGCCCCCTCAGCAGCCACTCCCAAGGCATCATCCCCGGCCCCCAGCTCCAACGCCCCATCCACCTCCCCATCTGCCGCACCCGAGGCCAGCACCCCTGAGGCGTCATCGCCACCTGCCCCACCCAGCGATGCCCCATCACCAACCTCTGCCACCCCAACCCAGTCGCCCGCTGAGACACCCGCTGAGACACCCAAGGGCAATGGAGCCGCCACCTTGAAGGCCTCTGCCGCTCTTGGTGCCGCCGCTGTGGCTGGATTCTTCTACTTTTAA